Within the Paenibacillus sp. AN1007 genome, the region GAGCGGCGGGCAGCGGCAGCGCGTGACCATTGCCCGAGCCATCGGCATTGAGCCCGATGTCGTTGTTCTGGATGAACCAACGGCCAGTCTGGACGTCATCTCACAGGGAGCGATTCTGCAATTGCTCACCGATCTGCGCACGTCGCTTGGCCTGTCCTACCTGTTTATCTCGCATAATTTGGCGGCGGTGCACCGGATGAGCCAACACATCATCGTTATGCAAACCGGACAGATTGTGGATCGGTTTGGTGCGGATGCGTTGTTCGCCGAGGAACGCCACCCGTATACGAAGGAACTGATTTCAATATTCTGAGGGCACGGCGCGTATGAGCATATGAACTACTTCTTTCTACAATAAGAGCCGTTATGCGAGGGTTATCATGCATGCGGCTCTTTATGCACCCTTTTTCACAGCGATACATAGTCTTTAAAACAGGGCCTTTTACCAGGCGAATGCAGAGTTCCTTCTTTGCTTTGAACAAATAAATCTTTCAGGCCTATAACCGGGCTAACGAACCGCGGCAAACTAGCGTATACTGAGGAAATAGCAAATATCTTGAAATTGCATATTTAAATTGCTCTATATTATTGATACACTAGTTCAAGGTTATATTCATTCAGACAAGGCGTGAACCCTCGAAGAGTGGGCTTGCAGCCAATGCCAAATCGATAACGCTTACATCCTTTTGGCAAATATAGGATATAAGGACGGTAAACATGAGCCAGGGACAAACGAGTACAGATGTAATCTTGATCGGTGCCGGAATTATGAGTGCAACTTTGGGAACTTTGCTGAAAGAATTGGCACCAGACTGGAATATTAAGGTTTTTGAGAAGCTTGCCACCGCAGGAGAAGAAAGCTCGAACGAGTGGAACAATGCCGGAACCGGGCATGCTGCGCTGTGCGAACTTAACTATACTGTTGAACGACCAGACAAAACCGTAGATATTAGCAAAGCCATTAAGGTGAACGAGCAGTTCCAGGTTTCCAAGCAATTTTGGTCCTATCTGGTGAATAGTCGTCTGATCCGTAATCCGAGGGACTTCATTATGCCGATTCCTCACCTCAGTTACGTACATGGCGAGAGCAATGTGCAGTTTCTGAAAAGACGGTATGACACATTGTCGAACCATCCGCTGTTCGCAGGCATGGATTTCTCGGACAACCGCGAAGAGCTGGCGAAGTGGATGCCGCTGATGATGAAAGACCGTACAAGCAGCGAGCCGGTTGCGGCGACCAAGATTGACTCCGGTACGGACGTTAACTTTGGTGCTTTAACGCGTATGCTATTGAAACATCTGCAGGAACAAAAGGTGGAAGTCCACTATAAACATAGCGTGAAGAACATCAAACGTAAGAGTGATAAGTCATGGGAATTGACCGTGAAAAATCTGACGAGTGGAGCTGTTGAACGCCATCGGGCGAAGTTTGTCTTCATCGGTGCGGGCGGCGGAAGCCTGCACCTGCTCCAGAAGTCCGGCATTCCGGAAGGCAAACATATCGGAGGCT harbors:
- a CDS encoding malate:quinone oxidoreductase, producing MSQGQTSTDVILIGAGIMSATLGTLLKELAPDWNIKVFEKLATAGEESSNEWNNAGTGHAALCELNYTVERPDKTVDISKAIKVNEQFQVSKQFWSYLVNSRLIRNPRDFIMPIPHLSYVHGESNVQFLKRRYDTLSNHPLFAGMDFSDNREELAKWMPLMMKDRTSSEPVAATKIDSGTDVNFGALTRMLLKHLQEQKVEVHYKHSVKNIKRKSDKSWELTVKNLTSGAVERHRAKFVFIGAGGGSLHLLQKSGIPEGKHIGGFPVSGIFMVCQNPEVVEQHHAKVYGKASVGAPPMSVPHLDTRYIDNKKSLLFGPFAGFSPKFLKTGSNADLIASVKLHNLLTMLAAGVKEISLTKYLIQQLMLTKEQRMKELRDFVPSAKSEDWDMVLAGQRVQVIKDTVQGGKGTLQFGTEVVTAADGSIAALLGASPGASTAVQVMLEILERCFPQHMKEWEPKIKEMIPSYGISLADNLDLLREVNLSTAKSLGLSDEKQALHV